CCCTCCTCTGAGGATAACTCCGCGGGCAACTCGGGAAACTTAACATTATTGAATAAGTAAAAGGACTGCTCCTGGGATGATGCGGCAATGAGGGTGGCGCGGCGATGAGGGTGGCGCAACAACGAGGGTGACGCAGCAACGAGGGTGACGCAGCAACGAGGGTGACGCAGCAACGAGAGTGACACAACAACGAGAGTGACACAACAACGAGAGTGACGCAGCAACGAGAGTGACGCAGCAACGAGAGTGACACAGCAACCCGGGTGACATGGCAAAGGCCATTCCGCGGCTGTAGCAACTAGGCGATCGCCGCCGAGGTGCgctcctctccccccttaCCTTAAGCTCCTTCCGACCCGCCTGCAAGAGACGCCTCCTTTCCTCTCGGATGTCCTCCGGCGTGACCCCTCTTTCGCCTTCCAaaattggggggaaaaataaataggtgtagatatgtgcacatttgaATAACCCCAATGGGTGTGTCCCTCTTCGTGCGGAGTCACTACTCCGCAGCGTACCTTTCTCCTCGTCGATGAGCCTCCTCCTTATGTGGTGCGTGTGGTGGTAGGCCTCTCCGGGCTCCCCTTTGGCTGAGGcgcggaggaaaaaataaaaaataaaataaacaaataaataaataaatgtgatataaaatatgcaacATAGGACGGCAACACGGGGAAGGCACCACCGTGCCACTGCGCAGGTCCATCCCGCCCACGCGACGTAGCGGTGACTACATCAAGCAAACATACCATTGTACGTCTCGTTGTAAACGCTGTTGAACTCCTCCTTCACCTCTTCGTGCTCGTCCACGTTGAGTCGCTCGTTCCTCAGTTTCtgcagagggggggagggggtccATTCGGTTGGTTGCAAGTGTGAGTGTGTGAGTGCGTGAGTGTGCGTGTATGTGAGTGTGCGTGTATGTGAGTGTGTGAGTCTGTGCATGTGTCTGCCTGCCCGTCTCTACACCCTCGTTGGCATGCCCATGTGCGGAGACGTGCGCACTGCCTCGAAGGCATACCTTAAAGTAGGCAAATCGGGCATCCTCATCGTTCGTGTCTTCAAAATGATCACTACTCTTTGGATCAACcacaggggaagaagcgtcGTAGGATGGAGAGTCATCCAAATTTATGTGGCTCCTCTCCCGCCTCCTGCTTTTCCCTTCTGCTCTTTTCCTCGTGTTTAGATATTCTTGAAAGCTCGATAGGTCCTGCGTGGAGgaatacaaaatggagatgaaAGGCATAGATAGGGAagagataaaattttaaggCATTATTACAAATGGAGTGGCGAGTGGCGAGTGATGGAATGGGACGGGCTGCCCATTTTGAACAGCTGCTTGCGTTTACATCTGATAGGTCGATAATTTCCTGCGGGGTGGaatggggaaaaggaaacggaaaagaaaaaaaatgtgccgCTACGCTGTTCAGTCTTTCACACAGGGTGGTGTTACTTATCGGCTCATGCTTCTTTGGTCCACTCCTCCGTGGAGGCGTCCTATCATTcgctcctcctttttaatcACCTCGTCTTTTTCCTGCGCAGAGCGACTGCGCGGGGGGGCCCCCTTCTTCTGCATCGCTATCTCCAAATTcttgggtaaaaaaaaaaaaaaaaaaaaaaaaaaaatatatatatatatatacatatatatacacatatgaacAACTCAGGACTGGgcgcatgtgtgtatgtgggggggagagacgCTCGCTGTTAGGATGCACCGCTTCGTGGGGGACACCACGTAGGGGAGGGAGCTCCTCCCAGTTGTTCCGCGCACCTGCTTTATGTTAAACGGATTGTAGAAGCCAACTCTTTTGATTTTCAGCTCCTCGTTGTTAATGTTGGACCAAAAGTCTCCCAAATTGAGTTCCTCCCGTTTGTATACTTGAATGCCCTTGTACAACTGTTGGTGGGAAAaaggggtggtggtggccTTGGTGTGGCGGCAAGAAAGCGGAGGCACTGCAGCCCCGAGGAAGCTCCACCCGAGGGAGGAGGATCCCCCCCGTCCTGCTGACTTTTTTAATGCCTACGTTTTCATTAATGGgcaatataaaattattgggCTGGCTCTCGATGTAGTTTATAAAGGTGTATCCTCCGACGGCCTCGGGGATTTTGAAGAGAAGGCTTTCGGCCTGCGGTGaggcggtgaagtggtgaagcggtgaagcggtgaggcGGTGAGGCGGCAATGTACAGTGCACAATGTACAAACGGGAATGACGCGCAAAACGAGGCTACGCCGTGACGGTGGGCACCTTGATTATCTCCTCGTCCACGTCCTGGTCGTCCAAATTGACGCACACCTTCTTTTGGAGTAGgctaaaaggaaaaaaaaaaaaaaaatcagcacTACATCGCAGCGCAATTGTAAGGAGAAAACGGCttgttctccttcttctccttatTCGCCTTATTCTGCTTGCTCTCCTTgctgtccttttttttcccatttggtatTCCCCTTTGGGCGTAGGAAAAGCACTCCACTTCGTATGGTTAGGCAAATCACGCTTCCCCTCTCCCGTCGCAGATCCTCACCTGGAGTatttattatacattttgttGTAATTGCAGACCTCCTTAGATGTGCCAggtttctccatttttgtcatatAGTGGAAACGAAAGGAAGACAggggttcatttttgtcttttatttCTACCAAACTGTTTTCATCGGTGGCGTTATTCAGCTCGTTATTCAGCTCGTTCTTCCTTGTTGAGTCGTTGTGGAGTGGTTGGTCGTACGAATCGGCTGGGGGGTCCTTTTCTTGTGCGTCTATAAAATGGGGGCGTTAGAAAATTTATGCGGAGTAAACGAATGCACGCAGGTGGGTATTTCTACTCGGCGGCGCATCCACAAGTGCGCATTTCCACGCGAGCATTTCCAGGAGAGCAATTCCACGTGCTCATTTCCACGTGCGCATTCCCACGCGCGCTGATTGGTCACCCTCCTCTTCCTGCTCCTCCATCCAAATGAACTTTTCTTCGTCCTCTGCCAATTGGGACCGTCTCTGTGGAGGGAAGTGGCATAACGGAGTGTGTGGGGGTAAGCAAACAGGAGAGCAGCGGGTTCAACAAAAAGAGCAAGCACAACCGAGCAGCGAGTTCAACAAAAAGAGCAAGCACAACCGAGCAGCGAGTTCAACAAAAAGAGCAAGCACAACCGAGCAGCGAGTTCAACAAAAAGAGCAAGCACAACCGAGCAGCGTATGCGCGCACTCCTGGGCGCACCCGAAACCGCTGGAGCCTCTCGAAGACATTCCTCTgcctcttcttcatcttgGCCTTGTCTGTCGGGATGATCACATCGGAGTACTCCCTGGGGATATTCATGACCTTCTCCTGCTgtctttgattttttaagaGCAGCAAGTTACGTCTCTTTTCCCTCAGGTAGGTCAATATGGCGCTTCTGTTTCCTTCCTCCACCTGTGTGGATGGGTGTatgtgggggggaggagcagaTCCATCATGGGAGAGTTAAATAGGAACACACGAAGGGGCGCACACTTGACAGAATGTTGAGACGCCACAGGGGTGATATCAACAGGGGGGGGATCACTACTTTGGGGCAATCCAaagtgtcttttttttctcctttcccctttctcctTTCCGCCCTTACCGCGTTATAGTTAAAGTGCCTGTGTTTCAGGAGGTAGTTATACACGTAGAAGAGTGCACAGTGGAAGTAGTTCACCTTTTCTACCACGTGTCGGAGCTCCGACCTGTCCACTTCATTTCGTCTTATGTAGGCTTTGCTTATCTGTGCGGGGTGAAAGTGAGCATGTCGGTGAAAGCGTTTGGATGGCAGTGTGAGTGTGGCTGTGTGTGGggctgcaaaaaggggagctcCTTTGTGCCATCTACTGTGACACGTTTAATCCCTTTAGCTTTACGTTGTAAAATCCTGTCATTAATCGGGTGAAGTCGGAGAAGTCGGGTTCACCTGCGTATTTCTGCGAAGCGAGGGAGGGGGGGTatgaggaggaaggggaagaggaaggggaagagaaaGACGAAGAGGGCGAGACACAGTAGCGATGCGAACGAGTCGTATGTTTTCTGCCCCGCTTATTCTGCCGAGTTGAGCTCTCTTAGGCTTCCcctttcgcttcttcccagGGGGCTTATTACCTGCAGAAAGCGCTTGCACCTGTTCTTCTTGTAGCAGCCTCGACAcgtctgaaaaaaaaaaaaaaaaagaaatgaaaaggaacgGGACAAAACGGAACGGAGCGAAACGGAACGGAGAGTTGCTAATGCGCATCTCCGTTGAATGCCTCTCCTCTGTGCGCATTGCCAATCCTACGTGAACTTCCGAgatgttgaaaaaatatctCATCCTCTTGGCCGAGTTGACAACCTTTTTGGGGGCTACATCTGGGTCTAGACGGACGCTGGGGTGGAGAAATGGTGGGAGGTAcaatggagagaaaaaaaaacgcaaaacggttctttttttttttttgccactcgTGAGGTATTACCTGTTTCTATCCCTCAGTACTACAGGGCACTCCGACTTGACGATTTCCTCCAgtatttttttggtttccccattttgggaCCCTTCATCGCCTTCGTAGCAGTACTGGACGAAGTCGCTCATCTCGATGCCGATGCTGGAGAACCATATGGCCTTCTTCAGCTGCGGGCAGTTGTGGTAGGGTGCAGACACGGGTTAGCAGGTGAGCGAGGCGAGTGTGGAGTAGCAACCACCGCTACACACCCATGCAGAGCGGACTCGCTCATGTCCGTGTGGCGGGCACCCCTTAGGGAAGGTGAGGCGCACTGAAGTGGGACATTCCCTCCTCCGTATAGACCATTTCCCAACCGACCTGCACCTTATTCTTGGGGTCGCTACAAGCACAACAGATGGCGGCAAAGCTTTCGAAATTCTTCATGAAATTCAGGCACCCGTTAAGTAGCGCCGTTTCATTGTTCACTGTGATGGCATTGCTCAGGAGAAGCTGCTCATTTGCTCTCAGGTCAAAATTGTGGACAGCCACTGAGGTATAGAAGGGGGACTTCCTCACATGGTGAATGAGGGGGTGGCCGCTCTTCCTTTGGGGGATGCTCCTTGGGGGGATGCCTCCCGGGAGGGCAGTTCTAAACAGGATACTTTTTGACGAGCCTCTCCCTGATGGGCATTTCCTCACTGCATTCATTTTCGTAAAGGCATTTTTGTCCCAGTGTGCACCTCACACATGTGATCGTGGGTTCACTTCCGGGTGGAATCCCAGCGGGGGAAAAACGAGCAGTGATACGCTGTACAGATGTTGTAGAATGTGTGACCGTTGGAGGATCTGCTGAGCTGTGATGATGCTGCATGGTGGCGGGCACCTCTATAAAGTTTACCCACTATTaactaagaaaaaaagaaaaaaaagaaaatgcaaaaatgggggctGCCACGAATGGGTTGTTTATTGTGGCGCTGCCTGGCCCATTTGGGAGTGCGTTCAGTNNNNNNNNNNNNNNNNNNNNNNNNNNNNNNNNNNNNNNNNNNNNNNNNNNNNNNNNNNNNNNNNNNNNNNNNNNNNNNNNNNNNNNNNNNNNNNNNNNNNNNNNNNNNNNNNNNNNNNNNNNNNNNNNNNNNNNNNNNNNNNNNNNNNNNNNNNNNNNNNNNNNNNNNNNNNNNNNNNNNNNNNNNNNNNNNNNNNNNNNNNNNNNNNNNNNNNNNNNNNNNNNNNNNNNNNNNNNNNNNNNNNNNNNNNNNNNNNNNNNNNNNNNNNNNNNNNNNNNNNNNNNNNNNNNNNNNNNNNNNNNNNNNNNNNNNNNNNNNNNNNNNNNNNNNNNNNNNNNNNNNNNNNNNNNNNNNNNNNNNNNNNNNNNNNNNNNNNNNNNNNNNNNNNNNtttttacttttttttttttttttttttttttattgttctctccatttgttgtcccttttacctgacttgttcaggcgattttctccactttgcgGGAAGTATAAAATGCGCAGCTGAGCTGTGGAAGGGGAACGACCGAAAGAGTAACATGCAAGAGGAAGTAACTAACATATATATGGAcgtgtacatacgtatgaATTGCTCTCCTCTGCCAAAATGAACATCGTGGAGCTGCTCGAGAAAAAACACTTTAAGTCCATAGAGAGGAGTGtcaaaaggaggaagctgAAGAAGTACTTCTTCGCCCTTTTAAGGTTTAACAATTTGTATAAGGGAAAGAACAAAGCTGTGGGTAAGATCTGGAGGGATATTTCAACAAGGGGGGAGTACCTCGACACGATTAATACTTTTGCGTTTGtgaattttaaatatgtatgtGAGTTTGTGAAGAGATTGAGGGAGGGGAGTCCACTCGAATGGGTGGGTGGACAGGATGGACTGCACACATTGGAATGGCCATACTTGCTGCCTGCTACTTTAGGAGATGACATCGAGAGAGATCCCCAAAGAGTTGTGGATCTTTTCCTCGTACAGTTGTTCCGTGTGGTGAGGCTCCACGCGAGTGAGAAAGCGGGGTGGGGAGGTGGCAACACCGAGTGTGGAGGTCCAATTGGCGGCTCAATTGGCGGCTCAGTTGGCGGCCCACTTGACGGAGCACCCACAGGTGAGGCCAAACCAAGTATGGACATAGCCCACCTAAATgacattatatttattaaccAAAAAAGAGAGtttgaaattttattcagTTTGATACACCCCCTTGTGCACAACATATACGTGACGAATCTGGTCACAGACGTGATGATGAAGTCCCCCCCACCCATAGACATGGACAGGTGCTACATGCACATGCTCATTTCTGTATTGCTTcatgtgtacaaaaaaaaaagatgtccttttttttattttatgatatacaaaaaatggaagaagggaatgaaaaaaaacatttttaacacgATGGAAATTATTATAGAATGGGAAGCAATAAATCTTCAtgtcagaaaaaataaaaaaaaaatttacgattTTAAGTGTTTGCGATACTTCCTCCTTAACCTGTGTGATCGTTCTGCTATTCATCGGATGTTAAACTAcgtcttttcctttttacatgatctttttttattcaataaTCCAAACACTTGGGAGATGGATTTTTGGACATACAGGAAGGAAAGCAATTGGTAcgagttttccttttttctttacctttCTGTTGAAGATTTGTGTGATGGagaattcgttttttttgtccctcctcttgaaaaaataaagaaattactCCAATGTGAACAGCCAACTTATGCGATGGACATTTATCTGCTACTCCATTTTATCGACAAATGTGACTGCGAGCTTTCCGTCAAGTTGAGACTCATTTTGGTATCTCTCATTCGATGTGCCAATTcgcctgacttgttcaggcaACAGGAGGAGAGCTTCTTCCGTGCTGTGCTGGAGCCCGCAAGGGCGCAGCTACTGGGTGGGTCGCTACGCGGTGGACCGCTTCCCAATGGGCCTCCACCCCCCCCGGAGCACCGCCCCATCGCTCAGTTCGTGTCCACCTACCTGTCCGACAAGGACGACTTAATCATGCGCACCACGAAGAAGGAGTCCTTCTTCAACGCCTCGTGCATAGTAAAGTACGTCCACATGAGCTGCTACAACGTAGTTAACAACAGGAAGGAATACACAGTAAAGTATGATCATCTAGAGAGTAACCAACAAGCCACCACGGCACACCCCTATGAGTACAACCTACACAGTGATGTGAcgagttataaaaattatttatcatCCACCGTCAATGGACAGacatgcagaaaaaatgcaacgcTTGTATCAGTCCTCCTGCACATGAACCTACTTCGCTTGAGTGATGTGTGGAGCTTTACGCTTATCAAGTTGGTGGAAAATGATGTCATTTTCCAGCTAATGAATCTGTTGAGgctgaggaggaagagcGCACTTTTGTGCCTGACCATTTCGAGCGTCCTGAAGGTGCGTTACGAGGCTGTGCAGGAGTACGCGCGCGCGGAGAGGGGCGCCACTAGCGTTGGCGGCAGCGTTGGCGGCAGCGTTGGTGGAAGAGTCAGCGGAAGAGTTGGCGGAAGAGTTAGCGGAAGCGTTGCAGGCAGCGGCAACAGCCGTTTGGGTGGAGGGTTGGCAGGAGGCTTGTCTGACAGATTGGCGGACGAGTTGGATGGCGGCCCGGCCAGCCACCCGCGTGGGGACTTACGTGGAGACGTTCATGGAGATTTGCGCGAAGACTTGCGCGAAGACTTACGTGGAGACTTACTTGGAGCGGCGCTCGCCAAGAGGCGCGCACTTAGGAAAGAAGTGCTGGAGTACGCGTCCAACGAAAACAAGCTGATGGACATCCTGTGCTACCTATcgatgaacataaaaaaggaccTCCTCAAACTACCcctaattattttgaaaattctttttaaaaatatactcaaGTACCTATCCAAGCCAATACACGATGTGAAGAAAAGCATAAGGCATTACTTCGACAGTATGTCCTTGAGGATaggtgcatacatatttgaGCTAATGCATATAATGTCCACCTGGATTTTCTACCAAGGGGAAGTACTCTCCATAAGTGATTACCGAAAGAAATTCCACCTCTTTCCtgtttatttcattttggtgGATGTTTATGTCAAATTTGCTGAGAAGTATAGCGAGAAGAACAACGCCGTTTTGCCTTCTCTTCTAAGTTACACTTTTGTGCAGggatttcttttcctttttgattaTCCCAGGGGGACTATCCTcatggggagaagaagcagtctCTCCAGGAGGAGCAAAGTGAAGGGTGCTGTTAATCCATTCCTTGGAGAGGATAATCAGAGTAATGCccggggggagaagaaaagccAACTATTGAGGAGAGCATGCAACGATTATCCTTTCACCTGGAGTGGTACCCAAAAAGGGATCTCTCCCCCAAGTTGTAGATTAACACAGATAGATGAGATGAACCTAGTGAAGCACAACCAGTACAGTTACGTGGACTTATCACAAACGGAGTGGAAAGGAAAGAGGAGAAGCATCGACTCTGTCTCAAAGGAGAGTACCTCTAGTGAAGATTATTATTCCCAACACATCATCTACATcacgaaaaaatttattaaatcaagtaaaaatgaaatatgttgttatttttatactctCCTGATGTATGCTATTGCTCGAGTCCACACTTCCGTATGTTATAGATATAGGGAGATTAACTACCTGGTCATTTTGCACACCCTTCCATGGAAGAGTTGCTTGAACTTCTGCAGAAGGGATTCTCAATTaagttgctttttttttcaaaagtggTACGAATGCGTTCATGCGTTGTTACCCGAAATTATCTTCACGCAGTTTTCTACAGGGGTAGGGAACACTGAGATGGATGAGGAAGAGAATGGAGACTGCTACATCAATGGTGACGTTGTGGATACATGCATAGTTGAATCCTCGGGAAGTTACTCCCCTTTGGAAGCTACAAATGGTTTATACGCCCAAATTGTGAAGGCAAGAGAAGCAATGGGTAGGCTTTTCCTTGGCGGTGTAGAGAAGAACTCAGTAGCTTGTGCTCCGGATGGAGTAATCATCATGGGGTTGGAAAGCTCGTTGCTGCGGAACTGCCTGCTGGTGATTACCTTCATTGAGGTGATTTTCTTGAATGGGGGCGGCGCTGTGGGAAGTGGTTCAACTGTAGGCACTCCCGATGTGGGCACCCCCGATGTGGGCACTCCCGATGTGGGCACTCTCAATGTGGGCACTCTCAATGTGGGCACTCCCGATGTGGACACCCCCGATGTGGGCACCCCTGATGTGGGCACCCCCGATATGGTTAGAACTCATGTAGGAAGCCCCCATCCCGGCGCAGACCCCCCTGCCCGCATGCGCAACTTCGCCCAAGTGATGAGGGACCTGCTGGACGAACAGCTCTGCGCACACTACATCTCCGTGTTCCAGAACCCATTAAATTTCTTCCTGAGAATTTCGCCCAAGTATGCCCAGCTGCTGGTGAGGCACAACTGCCTGGATAGCTTGGtgggttttatttttacaaagctACAGAGCTACTTGTCGTTGATGCCACCCCGGCTGTGTGTGGAAGACTTCCTGCCGCTGAACGTAGAGGACATCACGGCTCTGCAGGAGACGGCCGTGGCGCAGTTTGTGCTGAGCCTGCGCGGGGGAGAGGCAGGTACGCGGTacgaagcggaagaaggGGCAGACTCCCGGCACGAAGCGGAGGAAGGGGCAGATACGCGGCACGAGGCGCAGGAAGAGGCAGACTCCCGGCACGAAGCGGGGGAAGGGGCAGACTCCCGGCACGAGGCGCAGGAAGAGGCAGACTCCCGGCACGAAGCGGGAAGGAGAGCCGAACGAACCGGGCCAATCCTCGGAGACCTCAATTTCTTCCTAAAGAAAATGGACACGCTGGTGAAGACGCTGAGTGCGAGCAGCCTGCAGAGTCTATGCGAGTCGGGGTTCGACACACAGAGCGCCTTCTATCTCTCCTTCTACCTCCGCCCGGACGCATTCCACACCGTGTTCCACTACCTCGCAAATAATATGGCAGCTATCACAAGCGACAGCTTCAACTTAGAAGACAGCGTAAACTACTACaagaaaatttacataagaaaaaaagaacccgTTCTGAAGCCATACAATGTATTGGACAAAACGACCTTCTACACACAGCTggttgtattttattttattgtaaatGCCAATAATGAAAGAATGGTGATGGAATGTTACAAGAAGAGCCTATGCTGCTACTTTAAGAGTTGCTTGCAGAGATGCTTCAGACCTTACGTAGACGAATTTGTGGCGTCCATTATACCTGCTATGTTGCacttttattacttttttccatcctttATTCCTGATCTGTTGGGCTCTCTAATCGAGATTGAGATGAAGGAGGAGAACGAGGTGCTGTGCAGGGAGTTGTCGCGGTTTGAGAAGCGCGTTCGGCGGGTGCTCGAGGTGTCTTACGTGCACAGCGGGGAGGGGGCGCAGCGAGTTGGTGCTGCCCACTCGGCTGGCGCGTGAGGGAGAAGTGGGGGTGACCGCATGGCGGCAACCGCGTGGGGACAACCGCTTTGAGGCAACCGCTTTGAGGCAACCGCTTGGGGTGCGTGCCTTCGGGCAGAGACAACGGAGCAACTGCATAAAAGCGCCCTCTggggatttaaaaaaatgttcatgtGGAAGTCGACTCAAGGATGGCCGCCAAATGGGCTACTCAAAAAGGGGCCGCAAAACGGTGTAAGGTACAGCAGAACGGGCCAACTCGAAAGAGGGCAGCGAGTCATGCATCATCAACTCGGGGCCGAGGTCAAAATTGGGTGCACAAAAGGGGTATGCAAAAGGGGTATGCAATGTGGGTGCGTAAAATGGGTGCGTAAAATgggtgcacaaaatgggtgcacaaaatgggtgcGTAAAGTGGGTGCACAACGTGGATATACAATCTGGGTGCGTGCAAAGTGGGCCTGCTCAACGTGGGCCCGCTCAACATGGGCCTGCTCAACGTTGCAACCCACAAGTGTGTGTATAtgaattcaaaaaaaaaaaaaactcgaaAGCGTCTCGAAAGGGGCTCAAAAAGGACCCCTCGCCGGATTCGGGCAGACTCCAAAAGAACTCGACATGGCGCTGGCACTCGCGCGTTttgaaaggggaaaaaaaaggaagctaGGGTTGGTGGTCGCTCAAGCCGATCAGCTGGCCGCTCAAGCCGCTCAAACCGCTCAAACCGATTGGCTGGCCGCTCACCTCCGCGCATCACTCCATCTGCTGCTGAATGAGAGCGGCGAGCGACTTCTGCGTCTTGATCTCGGAGTAGCTACACTTGTACGAAACCTCGCCCTTGGCCACGACGTAAATGACATCGCAGCAGGAGAGCGTGCTGGCATCATGAGCGATAATCAACACAGTGATGTGTGAGAAGTAGTTCCGTATAATATACTCAAACGATTTCACGTCgctggagaaaaaattattggcATTACTATTGCTCAAATTTAAGTTAAGGACAGGGATCTCATCGATTAACACCAGCTTGTATGTATGTCTGTTTAGGAAAAGCCTCACTAATGCTAAGTAACGAATGCAATCATCCGAAACGGATAAAAAGTTGGTTACTGTGGATGAGTTACCCCTCTCATACTTCTCCCTTCCCTTAAGCATTTCCCTCTCCTCATGAgactccttcttcttctgtttaTAAACGTATTTATATAGATCCTCGTTCCGTAAATTTATTCCAATTAATTTAAAAGCATCCATAATTTCCTTATCTGTGAAGTTACTGTAGGGGTCTATATAAGTACGTATATTCCAATGAAAGAATACAAAAGAGGATTGGGGGAGAAGACCAatgatactttttttctcctccagaCTCATAGATTTGATGTCTCTTCCTTCAATCGATATGG
This genomic stretch from Plasmodium cynomolgi strain B DNA, chromosome 14, whole genome shotgun sequence harbors:
- a CDS encoding hypothetical protein (putative) — protein: MNAVRKCPSGRGSSKSILFRTALPGGIPPRSIPQRKSGHPLIHHVRKSPFYTSVAVHNFDLRANEQLLLSNAITVNNETALLNGCLNFMKNFESFAAICCACSDPKNKLKKAIWFSSIGIEMSDFVQYCYEGDEGSQNGETKKILEEIVKSECPVVLRDRNSVRLDPDVAPKKVVNSAKRMRYFFNISEVHTCRGCYKKNRCKRFLQKYAGEPDFSDFTRLMTGFYNISKAYIRRNEVDRSELRHVVEKVNYFHCALFYVYNYLLKHRHFNYNAVEEGNRSAILTYLREKRRNLLLLKNQRQQEKVMNIPREYSDVIIPTDKAKMKKRQRNVFERLQRFRRRSQLAEDEEKFIWMEEQEEEDAQEKDPPADSYDQPLHNDSTRKNELNNELNNATDENSLVEIKDKNEPLSSFRFHYMTKMEKPGTSKEVCNYNKMYNKYSSLLQKKVCVNLDDQDVDEEIIKAESLLFKIPEAVGGYTFINYIESQPNNFILPINENLYKGIQVYKREELNLGDFWSNINNEELKIKRVGFYNPFNIKQNLEIAMQKKGAPPRSRSAQEKDEEIIDLSDDLSSFQEYLNTRKRAEGKSRRRERSHINLDDSPSYDASSPVVDPKSSDHFEDTNDEDARFAYFKKLRNERLNVDEHEEVKEEFNSVYNETYNAKGEPGEAYHHTHHIRRRLIDEEKGERGVTPEDIREERRRLLQAGRKELKEQSFYLFNNVKFPELPAELSSEEGLDPGDKRRKNLNDQLKKYIRPQSQKRNSNVPELTEETIEAHCSSAQGSRSLEIMLKKKRKHFKGGANVEEH
- a CDS encoding hypothetical protein (putative), whose translation is MNIVELLEKKHFKSIERSVKRRKLKKYFFALLRFNNLYKGKNKAVGKIWRDISTRGEYLDTINTFAFVNFKYVCEFVKRLREGSPLEWVGGQDGLHTLEWPYLLPATLGDDIERDPQRVVDLFLVQLFRVVRLHASEKAGWGGGNTECGGPIGGSIGGSVGGPLDGAPTGEAKPSMDIAHLNDIIFINQKREFEILFSLIHPLVHNIYVTNLVTDVMMKSPPPIDMDRCYMHMLISVLLHVYKKKRCPFFYFMIYKKWKKGMKKNIFNTMEIIIEWEAINLHVRKNKKKIYDFKCLRYFLLNLCDRSAIHRMLNYVFSFLHDLFLFNNPNTWEMDFWTYRKESNWYEFSFFLYLSVEDLCDGEFVFFVPPLEKIKKLLQCEQPTYAMDIYLLLHFIDKCDCELSVKLRLILVSLIRCANSPDLFRQQEESFFRAVLEPARAQLLGGSLRGGPLPNGPPPPPEHRPIAQFVSTYLSDKDDLIMRTTKKESFFNASCIVKYVHMSCYNVVNNRKEYTVKYDHLESNQQATTAHPYEYNLHSDVTSYKNYLSSTVNGQTCRKNATLVSVLLHMNLLRLSDVWSFTLIKLVENDVIFQLMNLLRLRRKSALLCLTISSVLKVRYEAVQEYARAERGATSVGGSVGGSVGGRVSGRVGGRVSGSVAGSGNSRLGGGLAGGLSDRLADELDGGPASHPRGDLRGDVHGDLREDLREDLRGDLLGAALAKRRALRKEVLEYASNENKLMDILCYLSMNIKKDLLKLPLIILKILFKNILKYLSKPIHDVKKSIRHYFDSMSLRIGAYIFELMHIMSTWIFYQGEVLSISDYRKKFHLFPVYFILVDVYVKFAEKYSEKNNAGDYPHGEKKQSLQEEQSEGCC